Proteins from a single region of Nocardioides oleivorans:
- a CDS encoding OsmC family protein, whose product MTDDIPAAIPAAIPTDSPADSPADTLRSVELSRIGPARFKATNARGGETFFGTGGEDPDFTPVELLLAAIAGCSALDVEAITHKHTSSTTFDVRAEGHKVRDEHGNHMTGLRVSFAVDFPDGPEGDKARDRLERAIEMSRDRLCTVSRTVQLGEEVVYEPVSDR is encoded by the coding sequence ATGACGGACGACATCCCCGCTGCCATCCCCGCTGCCATCCCCACCGACTCTCCCGCCGACAGCCCGGCCGACACCCTGCGCAGCGTCGAGCTCTCCCGGATCGGCCCGGCGCGGTTCAAGGCGACCAACGCGCGGGGCGGCGAGACGTTCTTCGGCACCGGGGGAGAGGACCCCGACTTCACGCCCGTCGAGCTGCTGCTGGCCGCGATCGCCGGGTGCAGCGCCCTCGACGTCGAGGCGATCACGCACAAGCACACGAGCAGCACGACGTTCGACGTGCGGGCCGAGGGTCACAAGGTGCGCGACGAGCACGGCAACCACATGACGGGCCTGCGGGTGTCGTTCGCCGTGGACTTCCCGGACGGCCCGGAGGGCGACAAGGCGCGCGACCGGCTCGAGAGGGCGATCGAGATGTCGCGCGACCGCCTCTGCACGGTCTCGCGGACGGTGCAGCTCGGCGAGGAGGTCGTCTACGAGCCCGTCAGCGATCGGTGA
- a CDS encoding peptidylprolyl isomerase translates to MLKRLATVAACLSVLALSACGNEADGDTASDPSSASPTGSTSESASESTSESPSESADAGSGATTTCEYPSDGQDPAREVDAPDADAPSEGTVTATITTSFGDIGLTLDAAKAPCTVNSFVSLAEQGFYDDTVCPRIGDQEGFGILQCGDPTGTSAGGPGYSFPDELSGDETYPAGTLAMANAGADTNGSQFFLVFRDSQFPPSYTVFGTIDDAGLGVLDAIAKEGNDGSNPAGGGTPNKEVSIEKVTVG, encoded by the coding sequence ATGCTGAAGCGACTCGCCACCGTGGCCGCCTGCCTGTCCGTCCTCGCCCTCTCCGCCTGCGGCAACGAGGCCGACGGGGACACCGCATCGGACCCCTCGAGCGCCTCGCCGACGGGGTCCACCTCGGAGTCCGCCTCCGAGTCCACCTCCGAGTCTCCGTCCGAGTCGGCCGACGCCGGCTCCGGTGCGACCACCACGTGCGAGTACCCCTCCGACGGCCAGGACCCGGCCCGCGAGGTCGACGCCCCGGACGCCGACGCACCCTCCGAGGGCACCGTCACCGCGACCATCACGACGAGCTTCGGCGACATCGGCCTGACCCTCGACGCCGCCAAGGCGCCGTGCACGGTGAACTCGTTCGTCTCGCTCGCCGAGCAGGGCTTCTACGACGACACGGTCTGCCCGCGCATCGGCGACCAGGAGGGCTTCGGGATCCTCCAGTGCGGCGACCCGACCGGCACCAGCGCCGGCGGCCCGGGCTACTCGTTCCCCGACGAGCTCAGCGGCGACGAGACCTACCCGGCCGGCACGCTCGCGATGGCCAACGCCGGCGCCGACACCAACGGCTCGCAGTTCTTCCTCGTCTTCCGTGACTCCCAGTTCCCGCCGAGCTACACCGTCTTCGGCACGATCGACGACGCCGGTCTCGGGGTGCTCGACGCGATCGCCAAGGAGGGCAACGACGGCTCGAACCCTGCCGGCGGCGGCACGCCCAACAAGGAGGTCAGCATCGAGAAGGTCACCGTCGGCTGA
- a CDS encoding aldo/keto reductase: MASTPAQAPTYDLNDGTTIPAIGLGTYPLRDEDGTAAIVSAIEVGYRLIDTAVNYENETEVGEAIRRSGVPRDEILVASKIPGRHHAYDDAVASVRESLGRLGVERTDLHLIHWPNPSQGKYVEAWRALVQLQRDGLVRSIGVSNFTEEHLTRIIDDTGVVPAVNQVELHPRFPQDHMREVHERLGIRTEAWSPMGKRRAPLDEDAVTAAATAYDVSPGQVILRWHVQLGTLPIPKSGDSGRQAENLDVFGFELTDAEMSAISGLAEDDGRLFGGDPDTHEEM, from the coding sequence ATGGCGAGCACCCCGGCCCAGGCCCCCACCTACGACCTCAACGACGGCACCACGATCCCGGCGATCGGCCTCGGCACCTATCCCCTGCGCGACGAGGACGGGACCGCCGCCATCGTCAGCGCGATCGAGGTCGGCTACCGCCTCATCGACACGGCCGTGAACTACGAGAACGAGACCGAGGTCGGCGAGGCGATCCGCCGGTCGGGCGTGCCCCGCGACGAGATCCTCGTGGCCAGCAAGATCCCCGGCCGCCACCACGCGTACGACGACGCCGTCGCGTCGGTGCGCGAGTCTCTGGGCCGGCTCGGGGTCGAGCGCACCGACCTCCACCTCATCCACTGGCCCAACCCCTCGCAGGGGAAGTACGTCGAGGCGTGGCGCGCGCTCGTGCAGCTCCAGAGGGACGGCCTCGTCCGCTCGATCGGCGTCTCGAACTTCACCGAGGAGCACCTCACCCGCATCATCGACGACACGGGGGTCGTGCCGGCGGTCAACCAGGTCGAGCTGCACCCCCGCTTCCCGCAGGACCACATGCGCGAGGTGCACGAGCGCCTCGGGATCCGCACCGAGGCGTGGAGCCCGATGGGCAAGCGCCGCGCGCCGCTCGACGAGGACGCGGTCACCGCGGCCGCGACGGCGTACGACGTCTCCCCCGGGCAGGTCATCCTGCGCTGGCACGTCCAGCTCGGGACGCTGCCGATCCCGAAGTCCGGCGACAGCGGCCGGCAGGCCGAGAACCTCGACGTCTTCGGCTTCGAGCTCACCGACGCCGAGATGTCGGCCATCAGCGGCCTCGCGGAGGACGACGGCCGGCTCTTCGGCGGCGACCCCGACACCCACGAGGAGATGTGA
- a CDS encoding cation:proton antiporter, producing the protein MELLTLAIAALMAIVVAAVLSRRTGIATPLVLLVVGIVFSVIPATPDFELEPDWILIGALPPLLYATAVQVPVVDLRRSFGMITWLSVTLVIVSALAVGAVVHLIAPDVSFAAGVALGAVVSPTDAVAATAIGKRLGLPHRLMTVLEGESLVNDASALVVLRTALLAITAGFSLGDAVFDFARAVVLAIVIGFVVGHATVWLRSKLDDPVLMTAVSFIVPFLAFLPAEEAEASGVVAVVVAGLVTGHHGARKFSARERLTERTNWLTLQFLVENGVFLLMGLQLEALLRDLDESNSTVPEVLGVSAVVFVLLLVLRVGFVGVQVLSARRQQPRLDAMRERLDQISTRVDTMTEEGGRRTESERGQQRLSMYRRRVQRGKADVDYQESEPITARGGAVLSWAGMRGVVTLAAALTIGPEVEERTLLITVAFVVAVASLLLYGGTLPLLIRWLGVTGTDPTKQRDEVVDLFGDITSTAVTALGPLDAIVIDGQKIDPAVAEQSLSWLDRIEERRADATPDELTHATQQMLLHREFISLMRDALHEERAIGAYSTGALTLASSMIDAQELRMERGAPPT; encoded by the coding sequence GTGGAGCTGCTCACCCTCGCCATCGCCGCGCTCATGGCCATCGTCGTCGCAGCGGTCCTCTCCCGCCGCACCGGCATCGCCACTCCCCTCGTCCTGCTGGTCGTCGGCATCGTCTTCAGCGTCATCCCGGCGACGCCGGACTTCGAGCTCGAGCCCGACTGGATCCTGATCGGAGCGCTGCCGCCGCTGCTGTACGCCACGGCGGTGCAGGTGCCGGTGGTCGACCTGCGGCGCAGCTTCGGCATGATCACGTGGCTCTCGGTGACCCTGGTCATCGTCTCAGCGCTCGCCGTGGGCGCCGTCGTCCACCTGATCGCCCCTGACGTGTCGTTCGCCGCCGGAGTCGCGCTCGGCGCCGTCGTCAGCCCCACCGACGCCGTCGCCGCGACCGCGATCGGCAAGCGACTGGGGCTCCCCCACCGGCTCATGACGGTGCTGGAGGGAGAGAGCCTGGTCAACGACGCGTCCGCGCTGGTGGTGCTGCGCACCGCGCTGCTCGCGATCACCGCCGGCTTCAGCCTCGGCGACGCGGTCTTCGACTTCGCCAGGGCGGTCGTGCTGGCCATCGTCATCGGCTTCGTGGTCGGCCACGCGACGGTGTGGCTGCGCAGCAAGCTCGACGACCCCGTCCTCATGACGGCGGTCAGCTTCATCGTGCCGTTCCTGGCGTTCCTCCCGGCCGAGGAGGCGGAGGCGTCGGGAGTGGTCGCCGTCGTCGTGGCGGGCCTGGTGACCGGCCACCACGGTGCCCGGAAGTTCAGCGCACGCGAGCGGCTGACCGAGCGGACCAACTGGCTCACGCTGCAGTTCCTCGTCGAGAACGGCGTCTTCCTCCTGATGGGCCTGCAGCTCGAGGCCCTGCTGCGCGACCTCGACGAGTCCAACAGCACGGTGCCGGAGGTGCTCGGTGTCTCGGCCGTCGTCTTCGTCCTGCTGCTCGTGCTGCGCGTCGGCTTCGTGGGCGTGCAGGTCCTCAGCGCGCGACGCCAGCAGCCCAGGCTCGACGCGATGCGCGAGCGCCTCGACCAGATCAGCACCCGCGTGGACACGATGACCGAGGAGGGTGGGCGGCGGACCGAGAGCGAGCGCGGCCAGCAGCGCCTCTCCATGTACCGCCGACGCGTCCAGCGCGGCAAGGCCGACGTCGACTACCAGGAGAGCGAGCCGATCACGGCCCGCGGCGGAGCGGTGCTGTCGTGGGCGGGGATGCGCGGTGTGGTCACGCTCGCCGCCGCGCTGACGATCGGCCCCGAGGTCGAGGAGCGCACGCTGCTCATCACGGTCGCCTTCGTCGTCGCCGTCGCCTCCCTCCTCCTCTACGGCGGCACCCTGCCCCTCCTCATCCGCTGGCTGGGCGTGACGGGCACCGACCCGACCAAGCAGCGCGACGAGGTGGTCGACCTGTTCGGCGACATCACCAGCACCGCGGTGACGGCGCTCGGCCCCCTCGACGCGATCGTCATCGACGGCCAGAAGATCGATCCTGCCGTCGCCGAGCAGTCGCTGTCGTGGCTCGACCGCATCGAGGAGCGACGCGCCGACGCCACACCGGACGAGCTGACGCACGCCACGCAGCAGATGCTCCTGCACCGTGAGTTCATCTCGCTGATGCGTGACGCGCTGCACGAGGAGCGCGCGATCGGCGCCTACAGCACCGGTGCGCTCACCCTGGCCTCGTCCATGATCGACGCCCAGGAGCTGCGGATGGAGCGGGGCGCACCGCCCACCTGA
- a CDS encoding carboxypeptidase regulatory-like domain-containing protein: MKPSLRARAVVLLLLGLLGPLLVVAPAQAAPAPGAGAGTTTGRITGTVTGTDGALSGDVTVQAYARTGSTWTDVSGWVSLNPGSTGHYSVALPAGEYKIRFSSYSTYNTEYFDDSPDLAGARVLTVVAGGTVAGVDAELTLASRVAGTVTDPAGGPVASAYVAAQTRSTEPGHPWREVKGVYTRTDGTYDLGVPAGTYRLRFMPGEGAPLAPQFYGDAATADTSQDVVVGVDDAIYGFDAQLAAEGTVSGTVTDEAGAPLENAEVQLDLLVGSTWVSGGGAKTDEHGAYTAHRLRRGTYRALILGSDFGEYWPNQGREEDAGRIEVVAGAAVTGIDAQLIDQEHDEKALLVRTDPTISGAPAVGSVLTADPGVWTPTDVTLSYQWVRGRDDIPGATSSTYTLTAADVGSYVTVDVVASHPGYRDYFFHSFWIEAIGPVVAPPTPVVTPGVPAPAPVPATAPVITFSKKIGITGARKVGSTLRLKNSSALVTRSAVTYRIQWYAGSRKITKATGSRLKVTNALRGKSISVRVAATSGATTTSITVKAGLIRG, from the coding sequence GTGAAGCCCTCCCTGCGCGCGCGCGCCGTCGTCCTGCTCCTCCTCGGGCTGCTGGGGCCGCTGCTGGTGGTGGCGCCTGCCCAGGCGGCACCCGCACCAGGTGCGGGTGCAGGGACGACGACCGGGAGGATCACCGGGACTGTCACCGGGACGGACGGTGCACTGTCGGGCGACGTCACCGTGCAGGCCTACGCTCGCACCGGCTCCACGTGGACGGACGTGAGCGGTTGGGTGTCGCTCAACCCCGGATCGACCGGTCACTACAGCGTCGCCCTGCCCGCCGGCGAGTACAAGATCCGGTTCTCCAGCTACTCGACCTACAACACGGAGTACTTCGACGACTCGCCGGACCTGGCCGGTGCCCGGGTGCTGACCGTCGTTGCGGGCGGGACCGTCGCCGGCGTGGATGCCGAGCTGACCCTGGCCAGTCGTGTCGCCGGCACGGTGACCGACCCGGCCGGTGGCCCGGTCGCGAGCGCGTACGTCGCGGCCCAGACGCGGTCGACCGAGCCCGGGCACCCATGGCGGGAGGTCAAGGGCGTCTATACCCGCACGGACGGCACCTACGACCTCGGCGTCCCGGCCGGCACCTACCGCCTGCGGTTCATGCCCGGCGAAGGCGCACCGCTGGCGCCCCAGTTCTACGGGGACGCCGCGACCGCAGACACCTCCCAGGACGTCGTCGTGGGTGTGGACGACGCCATCTACGGCTTCGACGCGCAGCTCGCGGCCGAGGGAACGGTCTCGGGCACCGTCACCGACGAGGCCGGAGCGCCCCTGGAGAACGCCGAGGTGCAGCTCGACCTCCTCGTGGGCAGCACCTGGGTGAGCGGGGGAGGCGCGAAGACGGACGAGCACGGTGCCTACACCGCGCACCGGCTGCGGCGAGGGACCTATCGGGCACTGATCCTCGGCAGCGACTTCGGCGAGTACTGGCCGAACCAGGGGAGGGAGGAGGACGCCGGCAGGATCGAGGTCGTCGCCGGCGCGGCAGTCACCGGCATCGACGCCCAGCTCATCGACCAGGAGCACGACGAGAAGGCGCTCCTGGTCCGTACGGACCCCACCATCAGCGGCGCGCCGGCTGTGGGCAGCGTCCTGACCGCCGACCCCGGCGTGTGGACCCCGACGGACGTGACGTTGTCCTACCAGTGGGTGCGCGGCCGTGACGACATCCCCGGAGCCACCTCGTCCACCTACACCCTGACCGCGGCAGACGTCGGGTCCTACGTGACCGTCGACGTGGTCGCCTCCCACCCGGGTTACCGGGACTACTTCTTCCACTCCTTCTGGATCGAGGCCATCGGCCCGGTCGTCGCCCCGCCCACCCCGGTCGTGACACCCGGGGTGCCCGCCCCGGCCCCCGTGCCTGCGACCGCTCCGGTCATCACCTTCTCGAAGAAGATCGGCATCACCGGAGCCCGCAAGGTCGGCTCGACCCTCAGGCTGAAGAACTCCAGTGCGCTGGTGACCCGGTCCGCGGTGACCTACCGGATCCAGTGGTACGCCGGCTCCCGCAAGATCACGAAGGCGACGGGGTCAAGGCTCAAGGTGACGAACGCGCTCCGCGGCAAGTCGATCTCCGTGAGGGTCGCAGCGACCTCCGGTGCCACCACGACGTCGATCACCGTCAAGGCGGGCCTCATCAGGGGATAG
- a CDS encoding peptidoglycan DD-metalloendopeptidase family protein, producing the protein MPHHMHSHARRLVVVLSALLMAALASLTALSANAATVTSVSFGRVKPGAGITQGYSSGHSGIDFAGGQAAALASASGYVVALRSSQAGGNTVSSTYSGYVPSQASGGCWGNYVGILHGGNSAGTPVISWYGHLASTNLILGQSVSIGQTVGTAGQSSYTSCGVSGVHLHYSVTVGARAFVNPTPYYGTADGNKTVSMQWQWVPPTSAVQASIQQKLTDKGYYTGPVNGIWGPASVQAVQAVVRDRAGYTGSVNGIPGPGTATAVQNFAKARGGYTGPINAVPGANTWSAFLTGLNGI; encoded by the coding sequence ATGCCCCACCACATGCACAGCCATGCCCGGCGCCTCGTCGTCGTGCTCAGTGCGCTGCTCATGGCAGCGCTCGCATCACTCACGGCGCTCAGCGCCAACGCCGCCACCGTCACGTCGGTGTCGTTCGGCCGGGTCAAGCCCGGCGCCGGCATCACCCAGGGCTACAGCAGTGGCCACAGCGGCATCGACTTCGCCGGCGGCCAGGCGGCCGCACTGGCCAGTGCGAGCGGGTACGTCGTCGCGCTCCGCTCGTCGCAGGCCGGCGGCAACACCGTCTCGTCGACCTACAGCGGCTACGTCCCCTCCCAGGCCTCCGGTGGCTGCTGGGGCAACTACGTCGGAATCCTGCACGGTGGCAACAGCGCCGGCACGCCCGTCATCAGCTGGTACGGCCACCTCGCCTCCACCAACCTCATCCTCGGCCAGTCGGTCAGCATCGGTCAGACGGTCGGCACGGCCGGTCAGTCGTCGTACACCTCGTGCGGGGTGAGCGGGGTGCACCTCCACTACTCCGTGACGGTCGGCGCGAGGGCCTTCGTCAACCCGACGCCCTACTACGGCACCGCGGACGGCAACAAGACCGTCTCCATGCAGTGGCAGTGGGTTCCGCCGACGAGCGCGGTGCAGGCGAGCATCCAGCAGAAGCTGACCGACAAGGGCTACTACACAGGCCCGGTCAACGGCATCTGGGGACCCGCGTCGGTCCAGGCCGTCCAGGCCGTCGTCCGCGACCGCGCCGGCTACACCGGCAGCGTCAACGGCATCCCCGGTCCGGGAACGGCCACGGCCGTGCAGAACTTCGCCAAGGCCCGCGGCGGGTACACCGGGCCGATCAACGCGGTGCCCGGTGCCAACACGTGGAGCGCGTTCCTCACGGGGCTCAACGGCATCTGA
- a CDS encoding MFS transporter, protein MISASFTRYWRASAVSGFGTYVTLFALQALVVLTLDGTASDVGWLNAVRWLPYLVVGIVVGALVDGRRRLPLMVGTDVVQAVLLLSIPTLWWLDVLTLPVLLVVVAAYGTAAVVNSSASMSFLPRIVGREDLQRAHARIDGAEAVATTSGPAIGGLLVSLVGAPVAVLVDSLTYLFSALTLRRIDHEEPPPRTGVSVRGLLADIAEGIRWAYGRSGLATLAVTTHGWFLAHAIVAVVLAPYAFLVLDLSALELGVTGAVGGVGAVIGATITTAVGRRLGTGWTIILCHAITTLAVVTYAVAGQVGAAAVVVLALGQLLYGLAMGMSNSHEMSYRQLVTPDELQARTNTTLRSLNRAVVVVVSPVAGMLADSWGITPVLVLSAGLFAFVTLSLASTSFRNVRAPV, encoded by the coding sequence GTGATCTCGGCGAGCTTCACCCGCTACTGGCGTGCGTCCGCCGTCTCCGGGTTCGGCACGTACGTCACCCTCTTCGCACTGCAGGCGCTCGTCGTCCTGACCCTGGACGGGACGGCGTCCGACGTCGGGTGGCTCAACGCCGTGCGCTGGCTGCCGTACCTCGTCGTCGGCATCGTGGTCGGCGCGCTCGTCGACGGCCGGCGCCGGTTGCCGCTGATGGTCGGCACGGACGTCGTCCAGGCCGTGCTCCTGCTCTCGATCCCGACCCTGTGGTGGCTCGACGTGCTGACCCTGCCGGTGCTGCTCGTCGTGGTGGCCGCCTACGGCACCGCTGCCGTCGTGAACAGCTCGGCGTCGATGTCGTTCCTCCCCAGGATCGTCGGGCGCGAGGACCTGCAACGCGCACACGCGCGGATCGACGGGGCCGAGGCCGTGGCGACGACGTCCGGACCGGCCATCGGCGGCCTGCTCGTGAGCCTGGTCGGTGCGCCGGTCGCCGTGCTGGTCGACTCGCTCACCTACCTCTTCTCAGCGCTCACCCTGCGCCGGATCGACCACGAGGAGCCGCCGCCGCGGACCGGGGTGAGCGTCCGCGGGCTGCTGGCGGACATCGCCGAGGGCATCCGCTGGGCCTATGGCCGATCGGGCCTCGCCACGCTCGCCGTCACCACGCACGGATGGTTCCTGGCCCACGCGATCGTCGCGGTCGTGCTCGCGCCCTACGCCTTCCTCGTGCTCGACCTGTCGGCACTGGAGCTCGGGGTCACCGGAGCCGTCGGGGGAGTCGGGGCGGTGATCGGCGCGACGATCACGACCGCCGTCGGGAGGCGGCTCGGCACCGGCTGGACGATCATCCTGTGCCACGCGATCACCACGCTGGCGGTGGTGACGTACGCCGTCGCCGGGCAGGTCGGCGCGGCCGCCGTCGTCGTGCTGGCGCTCGGCCAGCTGCTCTACGGGCTCGCGATGGGGATGAGCAACTCCCACGAGATGAGCTACCGCCAGCTCGTGACGCCGGACGAGCTCCAGGCGCGCACCAACACGACGCTGCGCTCGTTGAACCGCGCTGTTGTCGTCGTGGTCTCGCCGGTCGCCGGGATGCTGGCCGACTCGTGGGGAATCACACCGGTGTTGGTGCTCTCCGCCGGACTGTTCGCGTTCGTCACCCTGAGCCTCGCGTCGACGTCGTTCCGGAACGTCCGGGCGCCGGTGTAG
- a CDS encoding PaaI family thioesterase: protein MDASDGLGSVPILEAMGIRVVEVRPGFARAELPPEPNTNHFGVTYAGSLFSVAEMLGGLLALATFDLDGELAGFVPLVKESTIRFRRPALGVVRAEASLSDDEVARVRESALAVGKGEFVLEATLTDAGGEVVASTTGTYQVRRLG from the coding sequence GTGGACGCATCGGACGGCCTCGGGTCCGTCCCGATCCTGGAGGCCATGGGGATCCGCGTGGTCGAGGTCCGACCGGGCTTCGCGCGCGCCGAGCTGCCACCCGAGCCCAACACCAACCACTTCGGCGTCACCTATGCCGGCTCGCTGTTCAGCGTCGCCGAGATGCTGGGCGGCCTCCTCGCACTGGCGACGTTCGACCTCGACGGCGAGCTCGCCGGCTTCGTGCCGCTCGTCAAGGAGTCGACGATCCGCTTCCGGCGACCGGCGCTGGGCGTCGTACGGGCCGAGGCGTCGTTGTCGGACGACGAGGTCGCCCGGGTGAGGGAGTCGGCGCTGGCCGTCGGCAAGGGCGAGTTCGTGCTGGAGGCGACGCTGACGGACGCCGGGGGAGAGGTCGTCGCGTCCACGACCGGCACCTACCAGGTCCGGCGCCTCGGGTGA
- a CDS encoding M1 family metallopeptidase, translating into MRDLKDGPTWWRKAASRAVPLVLVAGGAAVMSGAPTYAADPVDGAQTAGDPMFPHVGNGGYDALHYDVDIAWDATGVVSGYMTGAFSSASTTMRAKTTGLPLRTFSLDLEGLTVDSVSVNGTAATWERITDAVSTTHKLVVTPAVPVEGEFTTVITYHGAPQHHVDADGSWEGWTATVDGATFMGQPIGSMTGYPNNNTPGDKATYSFDLDVPTSITSATGTGPAAAVSNGELASRVPSADGTRATWRWVQGKPMASELALISIGKYDVIESQVTLASGRTIPEWTFIDSALSAANKTTITNRRAQLGTFLSRLESIYGPYPGNSTGVVVDTVPIDINYALETQDRSFFPSTSSVNGNTLIHELAHQWYGDNVSPELWTDIWINEGMATWGPAWHTQVLAPATPNPAAVETTYFNSWNNTAAASASWTTPPGAQTDPANLYGYQTYTRGAQFWEALRTAIRDDAFFEVVKAWQTRHGGESRSGDDLKALAEEISGRDLDAFWQDWILDGDKPAWPAKWNAGMSSTTTDGVVAPGATLDYTLTAANVGKVPLEGKQVTVDLADVLDDATLGTLPAELSLNGTTLTWAVPTTPVASSAPSASFSVTVAADASSDTLDAVATAVGLGTACAACTTAHGVDIQPVAPAPDPTISGTVAVGSSLAAVSDGWPTGTTFTYQWQVAGEPVAGAVGATYVPEVVDLGKEVTVSVTGARTDYSSVTRTSAPARVGEGTLTASIPAVSGPAVFGQVLTGSPGTWGAGATLGYQWLRDGTPVAGANASSYQLGLADLGSRLTLAVTGTSPGYASMTVTSTATEPVVRATLARSRVVIAGKARVGRTLKARTPGLEGGVTVDYTWYAGTKKIGRKATAKLGRGTVGTKVTVEVTITKDGYVTRSATSRPTTKVKKQKK; encoded by the coding sequence ATGAGAGACCTGAAGGACGGTCCGACGTGGTGGCGCAAGGCCGCCTCCCGAGCGGTGCCGCTCGTGCTGGTGGCAGGCGGGGCCGCGGTGATGTCCGGTGCGCCGACCTATGCCGCCGACCCGGTCGACGGCGCGCAGACTGCCGGGGACCCGATGTTCCCCCACGTGGGCAACGGCGGATACGACGCACTGCACTACGACGTGGACATCGCCTGGGACGCCACCGGTGTCGTGTCCGGCTACATGACGGGTGCCTTCTCCAGTGCCAGCACCACGATGCGGGCGAAGACCACCGGCCTCCCGCTCCGGACCTTCTCGCTGGACCTCGAGGGCCTCACGGTGGACTCCGTCTCGGTCAACGGGACGGCTGCGACGTGGGAGCGCATCACGGATGCTGTCAGCACCACCCACAAGCTGGTCGTCACGCCGGCGGTGCCTGTCGAGGGTGAGTTCACCACGGTGATCACCTACCACGGGGCGCCGCAGCACCACGTCGACGCCGACGGCTCGTGGGAGGGATGGACCGCCACCGTCGACGGCGCCACGTTCATGGGACAGCCGATCGGGTCGATGACGGGGTACCCGAACAACAACACCCCGGGCGACAAGGCCACCTACTCGTTCGACCTCGACGTCCCGACGTCGATCACCAGCGCGACCGGCACCGGCCCGGCCGCCGCCGTGAGCAACGGCGAGCTGGCGTCGAGGGTCCCGAGCGCCGACGGCACCCGCGCCACCTGGCGGTGGGTCCAGGGCAAGCCGATGGCCAGCGAGCTGGCCCTGATCTCCATCGGGAAGTACGACGTCATCGAGTCCCAGGTGACCCTGGCCAGCGGCCGCACGATCCCGGAGTGGACCTTCATCGACTCCGCGCTGTCGGCCGCCAACAAGACGACGATCACCAACCGCCGCGCGCAGCTCGGCACCTTCCTGAGCCGGCTGGAGTCCATCTACGGCCCCTACCCGGGCAACAGCACTGGCGTCGTCGTCGACACCGTGCCGATCGACATCAACTACGCCCTCGAGACCCAGGACCGTTCGTTCTTCCCGAGCACCAGCTCGGTGAACGGCAACACGCTCATCCACGAGCTGGCACACCAGTGGTACGGCGACAACGTCTCGCCGGAGCTCTGGACCGACATCTGGATCAACGAGGGCATGGCGACCTGGGGCCCCGCGTGGCACACGCAGGTGCTCGCACCGGCGACCCCCAACCCGGCAGCGGTGGAGACGACGTACTTCAACAGCTGGAACAACACCGCCGCGGCGAGCGCGAGCTGGACGACACCCCCGGGTGCGCAGACCGACCCTGCGAACCTCTACGGGTACCAGACCTACACGCGCGGGGCGCAGTTCTGGGAAGCGCTGCGCACCGCGATCCGGGACGACGCGTTCTTCGAGGTGGTCAAGGCGTGGCAGACCCGCCACGGTGGGGAGAGCCGGAGCGGCGACGACCTGAAGGCACTGGCCGAGGAGATCTCCGGTCGCGATCTCGACGCGTTCTGGCAGGACTGGATCCTGGACGGTGACAAGCCAGCGTGGCCGGCGAAGTGGAACGCGGGGATGTCCTCCACCACCACCGACGGCGTGGTCGCACCGGGCGCGACCCTGGACTACACCCTCACCGCAGCCAACGTCGGCAAGGTCCCGCTCGAGGGCAAGCAGGTCACCGTCGACCTGGCCGACGTGCTCGACGACGCGACCCTCGGGACCCTGCCTGCGGAGCTCAGCCTCAACGGCACGACCCTGACATGGGCCGTCCCGACGACCCCCGTGGCCTCGTCGGCGCCGAGCGCGTCGTTCTCGGTTACGGTGGCCGCGGACGCCTCGTCGGACACCCTGGACGCGGTCGCCACCGCGGTCGGGCTCGGTACCGCCTGCGCGGCGTGCACGACGGCCCACGGTGTGGACATCCAGCCCGTCGCACCGGCTCCCGACCCGACGATCTCGGGCACGGTCGCCGTCGGCTCGTCGCTCGCCGCGGTCAGCGACGGGTGGCCCACTGGTACGACGTTCACGTACCAGTGGCAGGTCGCCGGCGAGCCGGTCGCAGGTGCGGTCGGCGCGACCTACGTCCCCGAGGTGGTGGACCTGGGCAAGGAGGTGACCGTCTCCGTGACGGGTGCCCGCACGGACTACTCGAGCGTCACGCGCACCAGCGCGCCGGCACGCGTGGGGGAGGGGACCCTCACGGCGTCCATCCCCGCGGTGTCCGGTCCGGCGGTCTTCGGCCAGGTGCTCACCGGGTCACCGGGCACCTGGGGTGCCGGCGCGACGCTCGGCTACCAGTGGCTGCGCGACGGCACACCGGTCGCCGGCGCCAACGCGTCGTCGTACCAGCTCGGCCTCGCTGACCTCGGGTCTCGTCTCACGCTGGCCGTGACCGGCACCAGTCCCGGCTACGCCTCGATGACCGTGACGAGCACGGCCACCGAGCCCGTCGTCCGCGCGACGTTGGCCCGCAGCCGTGTCGTGATCGCCGGCAAGGCCCGAGTGGGCCGCACGCTCAAGGCCCGCACCCCGGGGCTCGAGGGCGGTGTCACCGTCGACTACACGTGGTACGCCGGGACGAAGAAGATCGGGCGCAAGGCGACAGCGAAGCTCGGGCGGGGCACGGTCGGCACGAAGGTCACCGTCGAGGTGACCATCACCAAGGACGGCTACGTCACGCGGAGCGCGACGAGCAGGCCGACCACCAAGGTGAAGAAGCAGAAGAAGTAG